One region of Bradyrhizobium betae genomic DNA includes:
- a CDS encoding acyl-CoA dehydrogenase family protein — MDLSFNAEERAFQDEVRGFIAKNLTDEMKRATALTPSVFSDPDIGMAWQRILHSRGWGAPGWPVDHGGPDWTPAQRWIFETESARAGVPNVNVMGVKMVGPVIIGFGSPEQKNFYLPRILSGEDYWCQGYSEPGSGSDLSSLKTRAVRDGDDYIINGTKIWTTHAHHANRMFALVRTSDGPRQQDGISFILIDMKTPGITTRPILTIGGDHEVNQVFFDDVRVPVANRVGEEGKGWTYGKYLLEFERGSGIASAKLREGLKAIADLAESDLTGRAIDSPDIAARISEVEIDIDALEMTELRVLSALQTGQNPGAVSSILKLRNSEIRQAVTRLGVDVIGHDALAVEPMRPLYKLNHEPSTPEDMLTVVPEYLNGRAYTIFGGTSEIQRDIIAKMMLGI; from the coding sequence ATGGACCTGTCCTTCAATGCCGAGGAGCGCGCCTTCCAGGATGAGGTGCGCGGCTTCATCGCCAAAAATCTCACCGACGAGATGAAGCGCGCCACCGCGCTGACGCCCTCGGTGTTCTCCGACCCTGACATCGGCATGGCCTGGCAGCGCATATTGCATAGCCGCGGCTGGGGCGCGCCGGGCTGGCCGGTCGATCATGGCGGCCCGGACTGGACGCCGGCGCAGCGCTGGATCTTCGAGACGGAATCCGCACGCGCCGGCGTGCCGAACGTCAACGTGATGGGCGTGAAGATGGTGGGGCCCGTCATCATCGGCTTCGGTTCGCCGGAGCAGAAGAATTTCTATCTGCCGCGGATTCTCTCCGGCGAGGACTACTGGTGCCAGGGCTATTCCGAGCCGGGCTCCGGCTCCGACCTGTCATCGCTGAAGACGCGCGCTGTGCGCGACGGCGACGACTACATCATCAACGGCACCAAGATCTGGACCACGCACGCCCATCACGCCAACCGCATGTTCGCGCTGGTCCGCACCAGTGACGGGCCGCGGCAGCAGGACGGCATCAGCTTCATCCTGATCGACATGAAGACGCCGGGGATCACGACGCGACCGATCCTGACCATCGGCGGCGACCACGAGGTCAACCAGGTGTTCTTCGACGACGTGCGCGTGCCCGTCGCCAACCGCGTTGGCGAGGAAGGCAAGGGCTGGACCTACGGCAAATACCTGCTCGAGTTCGAGCGCGGCTCCGGCATCGCCTCGGCGAAGCTGCGCGAGGGGCTGAAGGCGATCGCGGACCTCGCCGAGTCGGACCTGACGGGACGCGCGATCGACAGTCCCGATATCGCGGCGCGCATCTCGGAGGTCGAAATCGACATCGACGCGCTGGAGATGACCGAGCTGCGGGTGCTCTCGGCGCTCCAGACCGGGCAGAATCCCGGCGCGGTGTCGTCGATCCTGAAGCTGCGCAACAGCGAGATCCGCCAGGCCGTGACGCGGCTCGGGGTCGACGTGATCGGCCACGACGCGCTCGCCGTCGAGCCGATGCGCCCGCTCTACAAGCTCAACCACGAGCCGTCGACACCCGAGGACATGCTGACGGTCGTGCCGGAATATCTCAACGGCCGGGCCTATACGATCTTCGGCGGCACCTCGGAGATCCAGCGCGACATCATCGCGAAGATGATGCTGGGGATTTGA
- a CDS encoding CaiB/BaiF CoA transferase family protein encodes MEKGIFAGLKVLDCASFIAAPAAATVLSDFGADVIKIEPPGAGDPYRNLPNIPGYPGSEHNYAWLLEARNKKSIALDLAKPEAQAVLYKLVEEADVFITNMPPPVRAKLGITYDHLAHLNDRLIYASFTGYGEKGEEANKPGFDSNAYWARSGLMDLVRADTNTTPARSVAGMGDHPCAMAFYGAIVTALYQREKTGKGSHVASNLMANGVWAASVLAQAKLCGAKFAERRPRERALNAVANHYQCKDGRWLILSLLSEEKQFPTLARCLGREDLITDSRFATKADRHARSVELIKIFDETFATKDLAEWRKILDGNGLVFGIVGILDDIPNDKQMLDNEVLVPFENDTMLTISSPIWIDGARKVQPRKPPAVGEHSDEILRGAGYDEAAIKQLRGSGAVG; translated from the coding sequence ATGGAAAAGGGCATTTTTGCAGGCCTGAAGGTTCTGGACTGCGCGAGCTTCATCGCAGCGCCCGCGGCCGCGACAGTGCTGTCGGATTTCGGCGCCGACGTCATCAAGATCGAGCCGCCCGGCGCCGGCGACCCCTACCGCAATCTGCCGAACATTCCAGGCTATCCCGGCAGCGAACATAATTACGCTTGGCTGCTGGAGGCCCGCAACAAAAAGAGCATCGCACTCGACCTCGCCAAGCCCGAGGCGCAGGCCGTGCTCTACAAGCTGGTGGAAGAGGCCGACGTCTTCATCACCAACATGCCGCCCCCGGTGCGCGCCAAGCTCGGCATCACCTATGACCATCTCGCCCATCTCAACGACCGGCTGATCTACGCCTCCTTCACCGGCTATGGCGAAAAGGGCGAGGAGGCCAACAAGCCCGGTTTCGACAGCAACGCCTATTGGGCGCGATCCGGACTGATGGACCTCGTCCGCGCCGACACCAACACCACGCCGGCCCGCTCGGTCGCCGGCATGGGTGATCATCCCTGCGCCATGGCGTTCTACGGCGCCATCGTTACCGCGCTCTATCAGCGCGAGAAGACCGGCAAGGGCTCGCATGTCGCCTCCAATCTGATGGCGAACGGGGTGTGGGCCGCGAGCGTTCTGGCGCAGGCAAAGCTGTGCGGCGCCAAGTTCGCCGAGCGGCGGCCTCGCGAGCGTGCGCTCAATGCGGTCGCCAACCACTATCAGTGCAAGGACGGCCGCTGGCTGATTCTGTCGCTGCTGAGCGAGGAGAAGCAGTTTCCCACGTTGGCGAGGTGCCTTGGCCGCGAAGACCTCATCACCGATTCCCGTTTCGCCACCAAGGCCGACCGTCACGCCCGCTCGGTCGAGCTGATCAAGATCTTCGACGAGACCTTTGCGACGAAGGATCTCGCCGAATGGCGCAAGATCCTCGACGGCAACGGCCTCGTGTTCGGCATCGTCGGCATTCTGGACGACATCCCGAACGACAAGCAGATGCTCGACAACGAAGTGCTGGTGCCGTTCGAGAACGACACCATGCTCACCATCTCCAGCCCGATCTGGATCGACGGCGCCAGGAAGGTGCAGCCGCGCAAGCCGCCTGCCGTCGGCGAGCACAGTGACGAGATTTTGCGCGGGGCGGGATACGACGAGGCCGCGATCAAGCAGCTGCGGGGTTCGGGGGCGGTGGGGTAA
- a CDS encoding TPM domain-containing protein, whose protein sequence is MSIKRIARHLVQHHWRAKQIFPPAVLARIEQAIRQGEATHSGQVRFVVEGALDGAPLFRNQPARERALDVFSQLRIWDTAHNNGVLIYLLLADRDVEIVADRGIHAKVGGEGWESICRAMEAEFASGKFERGVIGGIAAVSRELSRHFPPQGPHANELPDAPLVM, encoded by the coding sequence ATGAGCATCAAGCGCATTGCCAGACATCTGGTGCAGCATCATTGGCGGGCGAAGCAGATCTTTCCGCCGGCCGTGCTCGCCCGGATCGAGCAGGCGATCAGGCAGGGCGAGGCCACCCATTCCGGCCAGGTCCGCTTCGTCGTCGAAGGCGCGCTCGATGGCGCGCCGCTGTTCCGCAACCAGCCGGCCCGCGAGCGTGCGCTCGACGTGTTCTCGCAGCTGCGCATCTGGGACACCGCGCACAACAACGGTGTCCTGATTTATCTCCTGCTCGCCGACCGCGACGTCGAGATCGTGGCCGATCGCGGCATTCACGCAAAGGTCGGCGGCGAGGGGTGGGAGAGCATCTGCCGCGCGATGGAAGCCGAGTTCGCCTCCGGCAAGTTCGAGCGCGGCGTGATCGGCGGCATCGCGGCGGTATCGCGCGAGCTGTCGCGGCATTTCCCGCCGCAGGGCCCGCATGCGAACGAGCTGCCGGATGCGCCGCTGGTGATGTGA
- a CDS encoding glutathione S-transferase family protein, with product MPSYRLHYFPESGNSYKLALMLTLCGETFEPVWTDFGGGVTRTAEWRRSVNEMGEIPVLEIDGVKMTQTAPLLLQLAEQYGRFGSETAEEKFELLRWLFWDNHKLTGYMATYRFMRAFTEKNDPQVLKHFRRRLEDFLGILDGHLQHNAFAIGARPTVADISMMAYLHYPSDEHGFDFAASHPAIHAWLGRMAALPGWKPAYELLPGRRMTNYAT from the coding sequence ATGCCCAGCTACCGCCTGCACTACTTCCCCGAATCCGGCAACAGCTACAAGCTGGCGCTGATGCTGACGCTTTGCGGCGAGACGTTCGAGCCGGTGTGGACCGATTTCGGCGGCGGCGTCACGCGCACGGCGGAGTGGCGCCGGAGCGTGAACGAGATGGGCGAAATTCCCGTGCTCGAGATCGACGGCGTGAAGATGACGCAGACCGCGCCACTTCTGCTGCAGCTTGCCGAGCAATATGGCCGCTTCGGCAGCGAGACGGCGGAGGAAAAGTTCGAGCTGCTGCGCTGGCTGTTCTGGGACAACCATAAGCTCACCGGCTACATGGCGACCTACCGCTTCATGCGGGCCTTCACCGAGAAGAACGATCCGCAGGTGCTGAAGCATTTCCGCCGCCGGCTCGAGGACTTCCTCGGCATTCTCGACGGACACCTCCAGCACAACGCCTTCGCGATCGGCGCGCGGCCGACGGTCGCCGACATCTCGATGATGGCATATCTGCACTATCCGAGCGACGAGCACGGTTTCGATTTCGCGGCGAGCCATCCCGCCATCCACGCCTGGCTCGGCCGCATGGCCGCACTGCCCGGCTGGAAGCCGGCGTATGAGCTGCTGCCGGGCCGGCGGATGACGAACTACGCGACGTGA
- a CDS encoding LemA family protein: protein MRKILTVLAALASLSLTNCGYNAIQSEDEQIKANWSEVVNQYQRRADLVPNLVNSVKGFAQQEKDVLLGVTNARAKVGSIQATPEVLNDPAAFQKFQAAQGELSSALSRLLVVTENYPQLKSDALFKDLMSQLEGTENRITVARNRYIKSVQEYNVTIRTVPTNFTAMIFGYKEKPNFSVENEKEISTAPKVDFNPAPSPSK, encoded by the coding sequence ATGCGCAAGATCCTCACCGTGCTGGCGGCGCTGGCCTCGCTCAGCCTGACCAACTGCGGCTACAACGCGATCCAGAGCGAGGACGAGCAGATCAAGGCCAACTGGTCCGAGGTCGTGAACCAGTATCAGCGCCGCGCCGATCTCGTGCCCAATCTCGTCAACTCGGTGAAGGGCTTTGCCCAGCAGGAGAAGGACGTGCTGCTCGGCGTCACCAACGCCCGTGCCAAGGTCGGCAGCATCCAGGCGACGCCGGAGGTGCTGAACGACCCCGCCGCCTTCCAGAAATTCCAGGCCGCCCAGGGCGAGCTCTCCAGCGCGCTCTCGCGTCTCCTCGTCGTCACCGAGAACTACCCGCAGCTCAAATCCGATGCGCTGTTCAAGGATTTGATGTCGCAGCTCGAAGGCACCGAGAACCGCATCACGGTGGCGCGCAACCGCTACATCAAGTCGGTGCAGGAGTACAACGTCACCATTCGCACGGTCCCGACCAATTTCACCGCGATGATCTTCGGCTACAAGGAGAAGCCGAATTTCTCGGTCGAGAACGAGAAGGAAATATCGACCGCGCCGAAGGTTGATTTCAACCCGGCACCCTCGCCGTCGAAGTAG
- a CDS encoding TPM domain-containing protein: MTASVWRLCAAFASRGLLLLALLLAFAFPAAADVAVPQLTGRVVDQTGTLSSSDVAALTQKLRDFETRKGSQVAVLIVPTTQPETIEQFSIRVAEAWKIGRKKIDDGAILVVAKNDRHLRIEVGYGLEGVLTDVTSRRIIDEIITPKFRTGDFGGGISDGVDRMIRVIDGEPLPVPSPTVNFGNLDDLAPLFIVTLFASLGVGGFFRAMLGRLLGSLATGGIIAVLSWFILGSAALALGLGALGFVIGFIADLFSAMAPSSGRSRGGSWSGGSSGGGWSSGSSGSSGGFSGGGGSFGGGGASGSW; this comes from the coding sequence ATGACAGCGAGTGTGTGGCGCCTCTGTGCTGCCTTCGCATCCCGCGGCCTCCTGCTGCTTGCACTCCTCCTCGCCTTCGCATTCCCCGCCGCGGCCGACGTCGCCGTCCCGCAACTCACCGGCCGCGTCGTCGATCAGACCGGCACGCTCTCCAGCAGCGACGTCGCCGCGCTCACGCAGAAGCTGCGTGACTTCGAGACCCGCAAGGGCAGCCAGGTCGCCGTCTTGATCGTGCCGACGACGCAGCCGGAGACGATCGAGCAGTTCTCGATCCGCGTTGCCGAGGCCTGGAAGATCGGCCGCAAGAAGATCGACGACGGAGCGATCCTCGTCGTTGCCAAGAACGACCGGCATTTGCGCATCGAGGTTGGCTACGGCCTCGAAGGCGTGCTCACCGACGTGACCTCGCGGCGCATCATCGACGAGATCATCACGCCGAAATTCAGGACGGGCGATTTTGGCGGCGGCATCTCCGATGGCGTCGATCGGATGATCCGCGTGATCGACGGCGAGCCGCTGCCGGTGCCTTCGCCGACCGTGAATTTCGGCAATCTGGACGACCTTGCGCCGCTGTTCATCGTGACGCTGTTCGCTTCGCTCGGGGTCGGCGGGTTCTTTCGAGCCATGCTGGGGCGGTTGCTTGGATCGTTGGCGACCGGTGGCATCATCGCCGTGCTGAGCTGGTTCATTCTCGGCTCCGCCGCGCTTGCCCTAGGTCTTGGCGCCCTCGGCTTCGTCATTGGCTTCATTGCCGATCTGTTTTCGGCGATGGCGCCCAGCTCAGGGAGGTCGCGCGGCGGCTCTTGGTCGGGCGGATCGTCGGGAGGCGGCTGGAGCAGCGGCTCGTCGGGGAGCAGCGGCGGCTTCAGCGGCGGCGGGGGCAGTTTTGGCGGCGGCGGCGCCTCGGGGAGCTGGTAG
- a CDS encoding acyl-CoA dehydrogenase family protein: MDLNLSDEQRLLRESAERFVAESYDANHRRKIAKDPLGFSPAVWKQFAELGWLALPIPEEFGGLGGGAVEIGILMEAFGRGLVSEPYVATIVLGAGLIDRCGSAAQKRAILPEISDGSLKLAFAHSERAARFDLAKVATSASKTAQGWRLSGSKIAVLDGHAADQIIVSAHIHDHKGPSGRIGLFLVTATAPGVAVSDYERLGGGRACNIELSDVHLPEDALLGDGHDALPAIEWAVDRAMAALGAEAVGIMQVLLDTTLDYTKIRKQFGRPLSANQVIRHRLADMAMQVDEARSMALRAALKVDAEPVERARAASGAKAKIGKCARFIGEQSIQLHGGMGVTEELEVGAYFKRLVAFDTLFGGSAHHYGRHAALGRATQPA; encoded by the coding sequence ATGGACCTCAATCTCAGTGACGAGCAACGCCTGTTGCGCGAGAGCGCGGAACGCTTCGTAGCCGAAAGCTACGATGCCAATCACCGTCGCAAGATAGCGAAAGATCCGCTCGGCTTCAGCCCTGCGGTGTGGAAGCAGTTCGCCGAGCTCGGCTGGCTGGCGCTGCCGATTCCGGAGGAGTTTGGCGGACTCGGCGGCGGCGCGGTCGAGATCGGCATTTTGATGGAAGCCTTTGGCCGCGGGCTGGTGTCCGAGCCTTATGTCGCGACTATCGTGCTCGGAGCCGGACTGATCGACCGATGCGGCAGCGCGGCTCAGAAGCGGGCAATCCTGCCCGAGATCTCGGACGGATCATTGAAGCTCGCCTTCGCCCATTCCGAGCGCGCGGCGCGGTTCGACCTTGCCAAGGTTGCGACCTCAGCCAGCAAGACGGCGCAAGGCTGGCGGCTCTCCGGCAGCAAGATCGCCGTGCTCGACGGCCACGCCGCCGACCAGATCATCGTCTCCGCGCATATCCACGATCACAAGGGGCCATCGGGGCGGATCGGCCTGTTCCTGGTGACGGCAACGGCACCGGGTGTGGCCGTCAGTGACTATGAGCGCCTCGGCGGCGGGCGCGCCTGCAACATCGAACTGTCCGACGTGCATCTGCCGGAGGATGCGCTGCTCGGCGATGGGCACGACGCACTGCCGGCGATCGAATGGGCCGTCGATCGCGCCATGGCCGCGCTCGGCGCAGAGGCCGTCGGCATCATGCAGGTGCTGCTCGACACCACGCTGGACTACACCAAGATCCGCAAACAGTTCGGCCGGCCGCTCTCCGCCAACCAGGTGATCCGTCACCGGCTCGCCGACATGGCGATGCAGGTCGACGAGGCGCGCTCGATGGCGTTGCGCGCCGCGCTGAAGGTCGACGCGGAACCAGTGGAGCGCGCACGGGCAGCTTCCGGCGCGAAGGCGAAGATCGGCAAATGCGCGCGCTTCATCGGCGAGCAGTCGATCCAGCTCCACGGCGGTATGGGCGTCACCGAGGAGCTCGAGGTCGGCGCCTATTTCAAGCGGCTGGTCGCCTTCGATACCCTGTTCGGCGGCAGCGCGCATCACTACGGCCGCCACGCCGCGCTTGGCCGCGCCACCCAGCCCGCCTGA
- a CDS encoding enoyl-CoA hydratase, whose product MSSFETILVERPEPAIARIVMNRPEARNAQNLQMTYDLNAAFDDAVQDDTVKVIILAGNGPHFSSGHDLRPGGKNAAGVDFPPVGNWGGFAEPNAHGRFAREQEIYLQITRRWRNLAKPTIAEVHGKCIAGGLMLAWACDLIVASDDAQFCDPVVTMGVCGVEWFVHPWELGPRKAKEFLFTADSWSAEEAHQLGMVNQVVPRAELSSRVLDLARRIASKPSFALKLTKEAVNRSVDVMGQPAAIDQAFALHQLCHAHNLQEFGMVVDPSGLHPSVRKPEAAAE is encoded by the coding sequence ATGTCCTCGTTCGAGACCATCCTCGTGGAGCGGCCGGAGCCGGCGATTGCCCGGATCGTGATGAACCGGCCCGAGGCGCGCAACGCGCAGAACCTGCAAATGACCTACGACCTCAATGCCGCCTTCGACGACGCGGTGCAGGACGACACGGTCAAGGTCATCATCCTCGCCGGCAACGGGCCGCACTTCTCCTCCGGCCACGACCTCCGGCCCGGTGGCAAGAACGCCGCAGGCGTCGATTTTCCACCGGTAGGAAATTGGGGCGGCTTTGCCGAGCCCAATGCTCATGGCCGCTTCGCACGCGAGCAGGAAATTTATCTCCAGATCACGCGGCGTTGGCGCAATCTCGCCAAGCCCACCATCGCAGAGGTGCACGGCAAATGCATCGCCGGCGGCCTGATGCTGGCCTGGGCCTGCGACCTCATCGTCGCCAGCGACGATGCGCAGTTCTGCGATCCCGTCGTCACCATGGGCGTCTGCGGCGTCGAATGGTTCGTGCATCCCTGGGAGCTCGGCCCGCGCAAGGCCAAGGAATTCCTGTTCACGGCCGACAGCTGGAGCGCCGAGGAGGCGCATCAGCTCGGCATGGTGAACCAGGTGGTGCCACGCGCGGAGCTGTCGTCCCGCGTGCTGGATCTGGCGCGCCGGATCGCATCCAAGCCGTCGTTTGCGCTGAAGCTGACCAAGGAAGCCGTCAACCGCTCGGTCGATGTGATGGGCCAGCCAGCCGCGATCGACCAGGCCTTTGCGCTGCATCAGCTCTGTCACGCTCACAATCTTCAGGAGTTCGGCATGGTGGTCGATCCATCCGGACTCCATCCCTCCGTGCGCAAGCCGGAGGCGGCCGCGGAGTAG